A DNA window from Aquarana catesbeiana isolate 2022-GZ linkage group LG01, ASM4218655v1, whole genome shotgun sequence contains the following coding sequences:
- the LOC141125007 gene encoding extracellular superoxide dismutase [Cu-Zn]-like, with product MHFVFSLVFVPLVYTSYGGQPEARQRSEAEILKDIHEKVDDLWNVYGSKYPLLNNADRVIYATCNLQPNPLLNATEPKITGKVLFKQTYPQGKLEAYFDVQGFPQSESMRAIHIHTFGDFSSGCNTAGGHYNPYSVNHPHHLGDFGNFNVQNGEIKQHLSNLKPSLFGPVSVMGRSVVLHKFIDDLGKGNNPASLENGNAGPRLACCVIGYTDNASWNKLMPESDGK from the coding sequence ATGCACTTCGTATTTTCCTTGGTCTTTGTTCCGTTGGTTTATACATCCTATGGTGGCCAACCAGAGGCAAGACAAAGAAGTGAGGCTGAAATATTAAAAGACATTCATGAAAAAGTTGATGATTTATGGAATGTATATGGTAGCAAATATCCCCTTCTAAATAATGCTGACAGGGTGATATATGCTACCTGTAATTTGCAACCAAATCCTCTACTAAATGCGACTGAGCCTAAAATCACTGGAAAAGTTCTGTTCAAGCAGACCTACCCACAAGGCAAACTGGAGGCATACTTTGATGTACAAGGATTTCCTCAGAGTGAATCTATGAGAGCCATTCACATTCACACCTTTGGTGACTTCAGTAGCGGCTGTAACACTGCTGGAGGACACTACAATCCATATTCTGTAAATCATCCCCATCATCTTGGAGATTTTGGAAATTTCAATGTCCAGAATGGAGAGATCAAGCAACACCTCTCTAATCTTAAACCTAGCCTCTTTGGCCCAGTCTCTGTTATGGGTAGATCAGTTGTTTTACACAAGTTTATTGATGACCTTGGCAAAGGCAATAACCCGGCCAGTCTGGAAAATGGAAACGCTGGACCACGTCTAGCTTGTTGTGTGATTGGGTACACCGATAATGCCAGCTGGAATAAATTGATGCCAGAGTCTGATGGCAAATAG